TAAATGAGACACCAACTGAAAAAAACTCGAAAACTCGAAACCCCGATCAACAAGACGATGTCAAGTGCCTGGAAGAGGCTAAGCATGATGGGGTCGACGCCGACGTGTCTCCCATTAGCAAACAGCATACAAAGGGAACCAGTCTAAAAGAAGACAGGGAATTTGGTGACCCAGAGACTGGACCGAAAGCTCTGCATGAACTGAAGAATGATCACAAACAAGACGAAGCCGAGACCCCTGAATACCCTGTGTCTAAGAAGACGCCTGCAGATGAGAAAGTGGTCGAGAGAAGCGAAAAACCCGGTAATGTAGACCTTTGGCAGAGAGCCTTTGACGAACTGAATGAGGATTTAAAGGGACAGCTGCGCGAAGACGAAGCTATATCTCCGGAAAATGCCATCAAAGAGGTCATCGATAGAACGAAAGAGAGCTTTAAAGCATATCAAAATGGAGGACTGAAGTTCAAGAAGTatgatggaaaagaagtcaaTGTTCGCGATGTGGCCAAAAAGATTCTCAACTCGGCTATTCACTGTTCAGATATTATCAAAGGGATAGCAGCTTTTGATCCTAGTAACCATGGTAAGTAGCCTTAAGCCTACCTTAAATGGGTGTCATATTGATTAGTATCTAGCTTCAAGCGCGTGGGGAATCGTCACGCTTGGACTTACGGTAAGAAGAGTTATTTTGATATACTATAACATTTAAGCTTACCTTGAATTAGATGGCCAAAAATTCTGTGGATCAAAAAGAAGCTGCTTTCAAATCATCTGAATTCCTTTCTGATATCCTGGCCCGATACGTTATACTCAATGGTCATCGTCGCAAGGAGAAACTACCAAGCTCCGATGGGCTTGATGATGCTATTGTACAAGTATACAAAGCAATTCTCGAGTACACAGCAGAGGTGAAAAAGCGGCTAAATGCAAGCGGTTTGAGTACGTACCCATATTTAGTTCTCCTGGTGGTTGCTCAAGCTGACAAGCGCTAGATCGCATGGGGAACAGTATCTTCCCAGTTTCTGACACAGAATTGAACAATCTCCAGTCTGCCGTGCAGGATCAGGACAAGAAAGTCAGCGATTGGAGTCAAATCAACAATTACATATGTGAGCTACCCAGCCAAGCTCTTCCTTCGCATCACTAATGCTTCATAGATCTAAGTACTAAAGGTGACGAAATACTCGCCAGTATCGAAAAGGTCTACCAGAATACAGAGACAATCAAAGTCAAAGTCAATTGTACGACCCATCCTTATTTACTAATGATCTAGACTGATTATTTCAGCGGATGAACGAGATAAAATTCTTAAGTGGTTGTCTGACATACAGTATTCTCATACTCAGAATGATCACCAAAGGGTTCGAACGCACAAAACTGGTGATTGGCTTTTGAGTTCAGATGAATATAGAGAATGGAAGGCAACACCAGGCAAATTTCTGTGGTTGCATGGACCTGGTAAGCACTCGTTTATCAGTCGTGGTAATATTTTTAACTGAGTAAACATAGCTGGCTGCGGAAAATCAATTCTTTGGTATGTCGACCACTATAATAAAGACCAATAACTAATAAACCCAGCTCTACCATCATTCAAGACATCGAAAAATATTGCAGCAATGATCTTTCTAGTATATTTTCCTACTGGTACTTTCAATTCAGTCGCGACGAAACACAGAATGTGAAAAACATGACTAGGAGCATTATTCGACAACTGGTACCTGAGGAGCTTCCAGGATCACTTGTCAGTTTATGGGAAGAACATGGTCGACAAAACCGTGAGCCAGACCAAGACAAACTCTCAACAGTTCTCCGTGATGTGATTAACAATCATACGGGTGATCGtttgtttcttatttttgaCGCACTCGATGAATGTCCTGATAATGAAGTCCATGAGAGGGATCTACTGTTTCAGGTTCTGAAGGGTCTCATTGACGAGCACGGGGAAAAGATCCATCTTCTAGCAACAAGTCGATACGAAGAAAACATTCGCTGTCACCTGGAGGAGAGCTTGAAGATAGATCTCGAGGATCGAATGAATAATGATGTCGAGGCTTTTGTCCGCGATGCACTCGATCATGGGAAGCTGAGCAgatggaaaaaagaaaagggggtCAATGATCAAATTTTGGCAAAGCTGTTGGACACAAAGGAACCAAGGTATTGTCATGCACTCTGTTGTTCTCAGCAGAATATTTTGCTAAGATCTTCCCTCTGCCAGACGTTTTCGCTGGGCTGACCTACAAATCAAACGGCTCGAAAAATGCAAAAAAAGGGATCAAATCACGGAATCACTTGAAACGATTCCAAAAACTCTGGAAGAAACATACCAAAGAATCCTTCAAGACATTCCAGAAGACGAAAAAGAGGACGCGCGCTCAATACTCACATGGCTCAGTTTCTCTCTTGAACCACTCAGGCTAGAGACTGTTGCAGCAGTGGTGGGCTTTCCACATCCTGAAGATGTTGTTGGAACTTGCACTACCTATTTGGTGACTGTTAGTCCATCGAATGGTACTATTAAACTCGCCCATTTTTCAGTGAAGGAATTTTTGGTTGTCTCAGAGTCTATCCATTGGTATCAGTTAACTAAAAATGGTGGCCATATGGACATAGCTAATCGTGCCCTTAACGATATGCTTGACAAAACTGAGGTTCTGACTGAAGAAGCCGTACACGATCTGCCGCTCTTGAAGTATGCCGCAGCACATTGGAGCGGACATTTTTCAGAGCTTACTGACTCTGATGCCAAATTCCGGGACCTAGAGAATAAGATATATCGCCTGTTTTCAGAGCGCATAGTCTACTTAAACTGGCGGCGTGTGGCTCGAGATAACTTTCGGTTGAGTTCATGGAATAATATATGGGGTGACGTCCTTGAGCCGCCCATCTACTTGGCCTGTAAAATGGGGATGCAGAGCGTTGTTGAGAGACTTCTCTCACAAGGGGCTAACCCTTGTACACAGTTTCAAGGGAAGAGCACAGTTAAAGTGGCTGCTCAGAATGGTCATCTTACTATCGTACAGCAGTTGTTGGGGAACATAGAGATTTCAGCGGAAATAGCTTCGGAAATTGCGAGTTCCATTGATCTCGATAATGTTCCAcatgaagaagttgaagaccTTCTGGACTTACTTTTGAGCACTAAAGTCTTGTACGACAAGACTGCAAATGGATGTGTTCTTTTGAATGAAGATTTTGTTAGAGCCATAGCAGGGAACGCAAGGTCAGCTCATCGGCTCATGTGCCTTCTTTTGGATAAGCAAGACAAGCTAGAGGTTCCTGTTACTGAGAGCGTTCTCTACACAGCGCTATGGAATAATGATGGCGGTGAAACGATGCGAGTACTTTTGGACAGGAGACGAAAGGACATCCAAATCACTGAAGACCTAATGGAGTCAGTGACTGCTGTTTCTAGTTATAATCCTGATATATCAGAGCTGATTCTTCAACATTGGGGCGCTACGGTTCCTTTAAATCAAGATATTATCTGGAAATTTTGGCGCTATGCACCAGCAAAGGTGATGGAATTGCTTTTACAGATCCGTGGTCATGAAATTCAAATCACAGAGGAATtagtagcagcagcagctgcTAATGGGGATCATGCAGTGTTTCGCTTGCTATGGGAAAGAGTGTCTGGTATTGAAATCACCTCGGAAACTTGGCAGCGTATCGTATGGAGTTCCAATGGCCTGGAATGGATGGAAATGGTATTGGCAAAATGCCCTCAACGCTATTTTCTGGAAAATGAAATAATCCTAAAAGTGGCAAGGAGTTCGTATGGTCTTCCCTTGATGCGAATGCTTTTGGACAAACGAGAGGCAGGACTGGttgtttttgatgtttcAGAGGCAACGATGATCGCAGCTGCTTCGAACGAGAACTGCCCACAACAGATGATGGAACTGGTCATCAACAACGCGGACTCGGAAATTTCAGTCAACGAGAAGATTTTATCCTCAGCAATTGACAATGTATGGGCAGGAGAATCTGCCTTGGAGTATTTGCTTGAGCTTGAACAAAACCTGCCGATCACAGAGGAAGTATTGGtatcagcagcaacagcaacagcagtaCCTTTTTATCAACGCAAAAGAGTACTCAAATCTATTTTCAACAAATTTCCAGATGCTCCAATGACAGATCATGTCTTTAAGGCAGCTGGGCATATGTCTGGGGTGTTGTTGTCACTCTGGTTAAAACGAGGTCGTCATGTACAGGATTACCAAGTGATAGGGAGGCTTCTGGAGCAAAGTATTGTGAGCTTACAGAAACTGACGAAACTATTTGATGAAGGGCTAGTTGAGATGGACGACAATCTGGTGGATGCAGTGGGGACCCAGAACGCTCTGATTATGGCATTGCAGGGGTACGATGCAATGGAAAAGCTGTTAGGTTTACGAAGAAACGATATTACAGTCACTGAAGAGGTTGTATTGAGGGCTCTGGATGGAGTTTGCGTGGATGGTCAGGCCTTTAAAATGTTGACGGATCGACTGGGATCAGTAGTACCCGTTACAGAGAAGATTTTGGAAAAAGCTTTTCTGAAGGATCAATCTAGACTCTTGGATCTCCTGCTGAAAGAGGGGCGAGATTGGAATCTTCAACAGGTCTGGGATGCGATTTGGCGAAATCATGGTTACTTCCTTAGGGATATTGTGAGAGGTGCGAATGCTCTTCTgagatatagagaatttGATGTTTCTCAGACCCTGGTGGAGTTCCTTCCACGccatgaagaagatggcttCTCAAATAAGGACCTTGATGAGCTGGTCAATTTATGTGCTGGACGAGACATATCAGCTCCTGCTATTGAAATGATCtcagtgatatcattcaaATGGGGCGATGCGAGGACTATCCGGGTATTCATCGATCGACTGGGTTCAGCAATATCTataacagagaagaaggttTGGGATGCGCTTTGGCTAAATGATGAATTTACTTTTTTGCAGAAAGTGATAATTTCAAATATTCTTCTAGAATATGGGGAATTTGACGTTTCAGAGATCCTGCTGGAGTTCCTTCCActtaaagaagaaaagggggtCTTTAGTGATGAGGAAATTGATGAGTTGGTCAATCTGTGTGTTGGGCAAGACATATCAGCTCCTGCTACTGAGATGCTCAGCGAGATACTATTTGAATGGGGTAATGCAAACTCCATCTTGAAGTTCGTCAAACGCAAACCCACTGTCCAACTTACCGATGGCCTTATTCAGCGTGCAGAAAGGAATGAACAGGCATACAAGAAGGTATTGATGCCTTTCCTCTACTCGAAAAGAGCCGCGGATCAGAATATCAACAATGCTGAAGCCAAgacagaagcagaagaagactaGCTCACTTTATCTTGAATTGTTGATTAGACCAAGTCTGTCTATATAGTTGAATGGATTCAAATTCAAGCACGGTCATTTGAATGAGACCTTCATATATGTCATATGAAAGGGCGAACATAGCAGTATGACACTTCTTTGAGTACAGAGCATCATTCTAACCCTGCCACAGAAGAACAGCCGTAACCACTTCAGTAAGTTCCACCGTCTAATCTGCATGAATACCACAGCAATGTGAGTGAAGAAATGCCGTGGAACACTATTCTGACATCACCAAGCGCTGAAACGAACTTTTCTCGCTTATATCCGCAGCTTGCTCATGGTCTTTATGCAAGGCGTTTTTCTAGCTATGCTCTTTCGCATACAACGGAGAACACCACAGCCTAAACAGGGACTGGGTTTTCAGAAGCTCGGCAttcctctttcaattgcATATCATTCTGTGGCTCTGCGCATTGCTCTAATCGGAGCCCATTATACCACTTACCCCTTAGAGACCAGGCCTTTTGTCCCCTTACACTGAAGTCGATGTCCCCATCAAGAAAACGGTGACAGCGCATATTCGCCCAAGATGGCGATGACCAAGTCTAACTTATCATCTCTACCGCAGTATCATCTTCTATCCAGCCAGAAAAGCAAAATGTGTCTTTATACCAGCAGTGCAGGGAGGGTCTATATGCCCTTGTTTTACTACCTCGTCCCTCCTATCATCTGAACCTCTGCAATCATCACTACCTACAGTGGCAAAGCTGTACTACGGGTGATGGCTCTAAAAAAGCAGTAAATTGGCTTTTTCGACTAGTTCCATCAGCACTGGCGGTAGTGACAGAGGCTTTTTCTGTAAAATAGATAGAACAGAGAAAATTCGCAATAAAATCACTCAAATGCCAAGAATTACAACATTCTCAATATCCACATCAGTTCGTATACCTCCGGCACTTAAGCTGCCCATATGAGTTAGTAGTGAATTGGATCCTGTAGACATGGAGTACAGCATCAATCGCCATCGATTGAATCCGTTAAATCTCCCCAAAGGTCTCCGGAGCTCAGTGCCAGTGTTTGTCTGTTCGACGCGCAGTCCCTGGTCCACAGCTTCCTTCTGGATGTCAAATACAACCGGTTGCTTCCGATCACAGAGGTATTTGATCACAAGCTTCCCAGTAGTTGGACCATCGTCACAAGGGAAGGTCCGGCTACCCTTGTCAAGGAGACCCTTCCAGTATGTGAACTTCAGTACTTCATATGTGCTCCGAGATTGCGAAAGATTACCATAATCCCAGAGTGTCGAAGCCAGAGCAACAGCAGGGAGGTTAGATTCCCCGAAGAAACTCCAGAAAATACAGAGGTTGGCTATTGCAGCAGGGGTCATGCGGGGATCTGAAATCCGATGGAGGTAGATATTGCCATTTACCGGGGCGTTTGCTGAATGTGATGCAGATATCCATTTCACAATCTCCGAGGTATGTCTATATTTGACATGCTCGTGTTGTCGAAGCCAGGAGTATCGACCAGCGTCACTCGATCATCTTTGGCGGTGGTGAAGGGGAACTCCTTTAGATGACGAGTGTCTGGTTCACTGGTCGGCCATGCAAGAATTTAGATGATAACATCGCACAAAAGAGAGGTCCGCCTACCCAGATTCAGACCCAATCTTGTTCAAAGCGCCCTGGAAGCAGGCACCGGTGATGCCAGAGGTGGCACGAGACTACATGCATTTCGTAGGGCTGTTCGCCGAGGAGCAATCTAAGAAGTATGTATGTGCCTAGTCAGACAAATAcgacttcttcaattttGATAGCGGCCTGCTGGGTCCTTGTCTCTCAGTGGATGGCAGATGTGATGGTACAGTGTGAGTTGTGAAGCGGATATGTTAGATTATTTGGTTTGGCTTGTGCTTGCTAGAATGTTTCATTTGTATGACGCAGTGAATGGTGCTGCTCGACCAATATATCTTTGATAACAATATCCAGCCACAGAATCTAAAGGTGTGTTATTGATTCCTGCAATATTCACCGCCCTATCATCTGCTGTCTTCTTAGCAAGATGAGATCAATGGTCTATGATGAGCTATCCAACTAAAGTCACAAGCATGGCCAAACAGATATTTAAGAAAGTATTGTACCAGCACCTGAAATCGCTGATGTTGCTGAAGAGCCGCCTGTTGTCCATGTGGATGTAGCAGTAGCTTGGGCTCCAATTTCTGTAGTCTATTTATAACGTCAATTAGCATTCCGTGACATTATGAATGATACATTTAAATTACCAGCATAATGAGAATGGAGAGTATTACCGATTATAAAAGAATCGGTAGCAGTAGCATACGATGCACTCGATGTTGCAGTATCGCCACAACCTGAAGCTTCTGCCACAGAAACGAATTGTCTTCGTAGTATTGCCAGACACCGTAGGTCAAGGTACAAGGGAGATTAATCTTTTAGCTCCATGGTATACGTCAAGTTATTCAATAAAAAATCGCGAGTCGTCCATAAGCTAGATCCAGTCTGCCGTGGTaattcaccatcaccagaGATACAGAGTAGACGCAGTCCTATTGTTAGAAACACGGAGATACTTTAGGATCTACATGTGTGCTAAATGGCGTACTGATAACCCAGAAGCTCATctaaaatcaaataaattCCAGTTTATTATCATAATATCAATTCGTTAAAGGCTTCGCTCATTTTTTTGTCCATGGCAATGTgcaataataacaataatttCTGAAGACGCCATCTGGTGCTCTCTATAATACCCTCCGAGATCCTTATGCCTATATCCCAAAGATCTCCAGCTACGGAAAGGTAATAATACTGGCcgataaatataaaagaaaaattgaaaagGGAGCGCCAAGAGAAGAGTGACCGAATAGGTACTCCTACAGTCTCTTGACATCTCTCCTGCTCAATACCACTTCCAATCCTTTCAGTGGTTGATAGATATGTGCATTCCACCACCATGGCAGCGGATCAAGGACCGAAAAACGAGGGTCCTTCCAGAATAGTAGAAGATCGCTTCCCTGACTGACTAAATGGTCGAGTTGCTGGGCAACCGGGTATAGAGAGGGGAGCACTCTCCGGACATCACATTGCTTGAGCGTCTTGTA
This DNA window, taken from Aspergillus flavus chromosome 5, complete sequence, encodes the following:
- a CDS encoding uncharacterized protein (expressed protein) — translated: MTPAAIANLCIFWSFFGESNLPAVALASTLWDYGNLSQSRSTYEVLKFTYWKGLLDKGSRTFPCDDGPTTGKLVIKYLCDRKQPVVFDIQKEAVDQGLRVEQTNTGTELRRPLGRFNGFNRWRLMLYSMSTGSNSLLTHMGSLSAGGIRTDVDIENVVILGI